From Triticum urartu cultivar G1812 chromosome 2, Tu2.1, whole genome shotgun sequence, a single genomic window includes:
- the LOC125534712 gene encoding cell number regulator 2-like, whose protein sequence is MASRNVNGAAWSTGLCGCCDDVGGCFLTWCFPCITFGRIAEIVDEGEIPCCASGSLYVLMCMTTGLGMGLYSCFYRYKLRRAYGLAEKPCADCCVHFFCGACALCQEYREVKNRGFHMHLGWQANAEKMGKGTTVAPHVVPGMTR, encoded by the exons ATGGCCAGCCGCAATGTTAACGGGGCGGCATGGTCCACGGGCCTCTGCGGCTGCTGCGACGACGTCGGTGGCT GCTTCCTCACCTGGTGCTTCCCGTGCATCACCTTTGGGAGGATCGCCGAGATCGTCGATGAGGGGGAGATAC CATGCTGTGCGAGCGGGTCCTTGTACGTGCTGATGTGCATGACCACGGGGTTGGGCATGGGTCTCTACTCCTGCTTCTACCGGTACAAGCTGCGGAGGGCCTACGGGCTCGCGGAGAAGCCCTGCGCCGACTGCTGCGTCCACTTCTTCTGCGGGGCCTGCGCCCTCTGCCAGGAGTACCGCGAGGTCAAGAACCGGGGATTCCACATGCACTTGGGATGGCAAGCCAATGCCGAGAAGATGGGGAAGGGGACGACCGTCGCGCCCCACGTGGTCCCCGGGATGACTCGTTAA